A region of the Cryptococcus neoformans var. neoformans B-3501A chromosome 6, whole genome shotgun sequence genome:
TTTTCCGACCGTTAGGGCCTAGCTGGGAATCTTGCTGACTGATTGATGCTGTGTGTTATCCCGGTCAATGCTTGGAAGTCGCTTGCCAGCGTCTTATATCTTTCCATAGGCCCCCAAAATCATTGGCTCTTCCATGACAACGTCAATTTCGGAGCCTGAATCTGAATCCAAATCGGACATCGCTTTTGCCAAAGCCAAGTTTCGCTCAGGAATTCGGTCTCGACATTGCCGCCGAGACAGGGGGGACCCTTCTGCAGTAGGTaatgagaaagaaaagttgGGCTGTTTAGGGTGTGGGGCTCCTGCCGCTGACGTTGGCGACAAATATCTGGACGATAGTCAGTATATACACATTCTAAAAATAGTTCTGCTTACTGGTTCTGTTCACCATTATCGCCATAGATAGCAAAACTTCTCCTGGATGAACCAGTCGGTGGAGTTTGTAAGGTCATGGCGCTCCTGCCGGATGTCGAACGGCTCAGAGACTCTGACGACTGTGCAGTGTATTGATCTCGAATTCGGAGATCGTTCAGACCAGATAATATGTGATGGAAACCGTTTGCCGTGGCTGGTTTAGGAGAACGGCTTGCATGTGTGTAGCGAGGGGAGGGATAAGATGTTACCTACAGTATTATCGACGTCAAGTCCTCGCAATCTCAACAGCCCCAAAGCGGTCAGCTTACGCCTAGAATGATCTCATTATTTTCCTGTCGTTCGGACCTTGTAGTAGCATCAGGATGCTGATATATACTAGGTTTGCCATCCGAACTGGGTGCAAAACTCAATCGGTGGTCGCGTCGCTTAGTAGGAGTCGAGTGGAGAATGTTAATTGGACTAGCGGAATTGCTAGACCAATGgctggaggatgaggggcTAGAAAAGACCCCTGCATaccattccttcctcgtctgccTTGGACAATCAGTGAAATCAAGAGGCATTGATGCGCCGCAAGTCGTTCGTATGTTCGATTCTGACAGAAAAGCTGGCGGACTgcgagaagattgagagagATTGACAGCTAATTGAAGTGATGGAGTGTGTCGGCGAGGTGAAGGGGTCTGTTGTCTGGGACGTTTCTGTTTCCAAACGTCAGCCCGCGGTATTGGGCAATAATATAGTTCATCCTCCTGTATCCCGATATTTCGCGGCAAAGATGAGCACCCACATGAGCTCGAACCATTGTCTCGGCCTGGCCACGACCTGTAGAAGGAGAAATGGCGGTGTGAAAGCTGACGAGGTCATCAGGATCAACATCTAGGAGACGTTTCTGTCCCAGCATCCCTGGGCGGATAGGGAAGGGCTCAAAGAATTGTCAGGGAAGAGTGGctgtgaggaaggaaggaaaatgaAGGACGAAAGACAGACGCGTCGCGTCAATGTGTGGGTGGGGCCGGAGTTGCTCGGACCGAGAGCCGGGAGATGCCGAACGAAGGTTCGTAACCATTCAGCGGGCTACAGAACGTAATACTGTAATTACATGAACAAGCTGTCAGCTGACGTTCACTGTAGCTCCGGTGGGTCGGACGAAGCAACACAGCCAGTACTTACTTACCCGATAAACGACCCTCCATAAATAGCATCGTCCAAAGTACATTCCTTTCATTATTAAGTTCGCAACGCAGAGACAGCCGCTAATCCAAAATGACCACCCATAATCATCCTGTTGTCGAAGCTGAACTCGTACTCGAAGCTCAAAACAACCTCGGTGAAGGTATGGCGTTCACCACATTATTCTAATGATTGAGTGGCTTACTTTGGCATGAAAGGAGTTGTGTGGGATTCGAGGACTCAACTTCTCCACTGGGTAGACATCTTTCGTTCAGAACTCCATACGTAGGTATAGTGTAGTTCGTTGGCCATTTTAGTCAGCTTCATCTGCTTACTGATAGGGATGTCTTCATGATCTTTTAGATTAGACCCTGCTACAGGGAATCGCTCAATTGACGTTTACCCGCAGTCCCCCTGCCTTTCATACATCACTCCTCGTGCCAATGCACCTGGTTTCATCGCGACCAACGCTTCATCTCTTGTGGTACTCCCGCCTGCAACAACGCCTACCACCACAAGCCCTACTCCTGTCAAAAGGGAGTATGAAGCTGTCCTTGATGAGACCCTGGATGCTAAACTCGTCGAAGATGGCGTCATAAGGTTCAATGATGGTGGGGTAGATCCCGACGGCAGGGTGTGGTTTGGAAGCATGGGCATCGATGAAAGCAAGCCCGAAATGCCGGGGAAGCTATTCGTGTATGTAAAATTATCCTGTTCTTTTAAATCCACTAGCTAACAGAATGACCAGATGGGATGGAGGAAAAGCGGTGGAGACCATGAACAATGTCGGTGTGTCAAACGGTCTGGGGTGGTCTCCTGACGGTCGAACCGTCTGTACGTATCCAATCACAGTCTACTGTTGCAAGCTAGCTTACAAGCTATCAGACTATATTGACTCCCGGTACGACCTTGTATCGGCTTACAACTATTCGACGACTCCTCCTTACTGGTCTAACAAACGTACatttgctcttcctccaccggCACTTGATGCTGAGAATCCCACTCATGGCGCTTATGATGGGCTCTGTGTTGACGGCGTGGGGAACGTGTGGGTGGCTAGGtggagggatgagagggTGGTTGGCTTCAATCCTGAGGGAAAACTTATCGCAATGGTCACGCTGAAGGGATGCAAAAACCCCACTATCCCATGTTTTGGAGGTGAGCTCTCGTCGTAATTGGTTACCTAGCAAGCTCCTGACTGAATTCCACATGATAGGCAAAGACCTCACTACCATGTATATTGTCTCGGCGACTTCGTATCGGGGCGGAGATGGTGATCATCAGAAATGGCCCAGATCGGGCGACCTTTTTAAGGTTGAGTGCGGACCTGGGACAGAGATGGGTAAGATTTTGGGTGCAGGCTGGAAAGGTGCGGAGAGGCATCGTGCCCAGCTTTAAAGCTGTGGAAATGTATCCTATGAAAGATGATGTAAAAGTATTTCGAGCTTAGAAAGCACCCTTATATCTAGGCGTTCCTCACATGCGAACAGTTTTTAAAGCTGCCATTATTTGTTGCCGTTCTCTAAGCGCACTTAACCTTTCTATACTAAAACTGTTTTGCCCATAGACTAAAGGTTTTGAGAATTTAACCATACATGGTTCCCAAAGATAATACGATTTTCCTCTACAATTGCGGAGTTCAATTCTCTTGACAATAAAAATAGTTGATGAACGGCTTCAACCTTAACCcaaggatgttgaagaCAGGGGTCGTCGTATTCTGGTCAAACATTGAGTCATTCTAAAGGATATTCACAAGATGACTACTCACAACACGGTtgtcccttcctcccacaATTAtttctcccccttcttcctcgatCCATCCAAGAGCATTGGCCCAAATCTCCCGCCTTGCGTTGCgcctctcatcctcattcttcCACCCACCCCCAGGAGCGACAGGTTCGATGGCTGGAAGCCCCTTGGATGCGTCGAATTTGAGACGATTAGACGACACGGCGGAAGGAGAATGGCTCATCTTATGCTGAGCGATAGAAAGACCCGAGAGATTGTTGCAAGTATGGTATTGATCGGGACGTCTTTACATAGTTAGCTTGCTACTCACCGAGTCACAACCGTAGCAATGACTTACTTCCCGGGCTTATCACGAAGACCACCTGTGGAACCTGGATCCTGCTGAGCTGCAACAAGAGTGAACTCTTGCAAAGCGACTATAGAGGAGAGCAAGTCAGCAGTGACCTTATATTGTCGACATGCGACGAACCCCGGTTGAAGGTAGGTGGTATAGCTAATAAGGGTCGCACTGTCAAAATATGAATTCGTCTACGGGGTTTGCCTACTCACGAGGAACGTCCTCCCAgtcaccttccttctcctcttcttcaatgaGTTCAACTCGCGACTTTTTCACttttttgctcttttctctcctcactAATTCTTCTGCTACGGGGGCTCCACCGCCAACCCACCATGAATAACAACCGTCAACCAATTTATTTGTCCGTCCCCTGaaacctcctccttcaataGCTTCTCCCTGTTGAAGGACAGTCCATCGAAGCGCTGCACTGGCATCAATGGATGacgggaaagaaggaagaggtacAGAGGTAAGAAGGAAGTGCGAATTCAGTGAACAAGAAGTATATCCACCGTGTGCCTCTGCCATAGAAACTCTACAAGAGGGTTCCGATGTTGGAAGGGCAGAAGTCGACGGGACAACTGAAGGGAACGGGAAAGAGGCGCAAGCGAAACCGCCTTCATAAGTCTGGCAGGCAGAGACAAATTTATCGACATTGTGTAAAAGTTCCGGTGTAATGATGTCAAGAAGAGTAGCAACCACCAACAGACAATATGTCCCTCTTGAGATTTGCAAGTGAGCTACTAATATTCTGATCGAAAAGAACTTACCGGACATCAACTTCGCCCCCTTCACAAACGACGAAGCCACCATCGGGTCTCTTACACCTCATAAAGAACTCATATAGGCTCTGTCTAGCATCTGCAAGATCCTTCCAACCACCTGTCGGACCGTCGTTACCTGTGATGGCTAGAGAGCAGACAGAAGCGTAGGTGGGTAGCAGGTGAGGGATTTGAGAATTGGCAGGGCCACCAGCGAAACCGCCCTTTGGCGAAAGGAAGTGAAGCAAAGTCGACACCACCCTGTCAAGGAAGTCAGTCAAAGCTACAAAATCCATGCAGGCGTCAACTCACCTGTCCTTTGTTCCCTGGTCAAGAGCCACGCCCAAGAGGTCAAGAGAATGCACCGTCCAGAATATTAACCATGGTCGGCTAGCATCGAGGCTCACAAACTTTCCCGGCAATTGAAAGAAAGTAGAGGCAAGAAATTGGGTATGCTCTTGCTTCCTGAGACCGGAATATATTTTGCCATGCTGCGAGACGAGGGCATTGGGGTCAGCGGTGAGGTCGAATAATTGAGAGATGAGATCTTCGGTTTCTGCTTGCTCGTCGAGAGTGGCTGAGGGTCTCGAATTTGACGGAAGAGGCGTGGAAACAAGAGAGTATACTGAGGGAGTGAATTCTGTAGCCATTATATTAGCTACTTGGGCAGAGTGCCAGAAGAGAGTAGCAGCTGTATTGATATATGTACCGAATTGTGATTATGGCCGTCGCCGGGCTTGAGCTGCAATGTCCTATTGTTCTCCTGGCCAGCCTCCACTCTGCCCGGAGACACCGCATGCCTTCCACATCCCTGTTCTTCGACTACGTCGATTACTCAGCCTGCCTTCTCTTACTGCAGATTAGTACTTAGGCATGCTGCGTCTCTCGGCCACTTGTTACCCGGGCGTGTATGTCGATAAATTGGTCCCAGCAGCAAAGGACAGATTCCTCATCTCACTGCTTGTTCCAACAAGTTCCCACCGCCTCTCCACGCCCATGCATCTTTTCGTCTAGCACCCACAAATCAACCATGCCAAGAACTCATGCCACCGCTTCAAGCATATCCGTGAGTCACACTATGTAAAAACACGGTGGTCAATCGCCGAGACCACCCCCGTACCCGATTGCGATAACGCCCTCGCTTGTCCTCTTCGATGCCCACCAacttttttccttttaaTTTGCTCTTTATACAGTTTCTTTGAAAACTGCTCCCTAGTTCTCTCCATTTTCCCAACTTGCTCACAGATGGAACTCCTTTCACAGGTACCGACAAGCTTGGTCTCAGGCCTTCGCTCGTTAATAGGCAGCTTCACCAGCTCGTCCACTCCTCTActccccttcatctccaagcCTCGTACGTCTACGTCCTCTTCTATTATAGTAGACTAACGCATCTGCAGTCAAGcttattcttcttcttctatttcTTTCGCATTCCCCTTCATGGCCTTTTGTCTGGCATGTCCGTGTATGGTGGCACGGCGTCAAAGCATATTACCTTGCATGGCACAAGGGGCGAGCCAAGTACCTTGCTGACTGGAAAGCCCAAAATGATAAAAATGGAGGTATCAGAAGTCTGCGTGTGCGACATAAGAGGATTGCCGGGGTCGACGACTGCGATTACAACATGCATTTGAGCAACTCGTGGGTTCATGATATATTAGTGACCGAAATGTGTTCTTATCAAGCGTAGGTCCTATGCCAAGAATTCGGATGCTTTGAAGATGGATTGGTGTATTAAAGCCCTTTCACCCTCTTTTACTGCTCGTGGAACGTATATGGCTCTTGGAGCCACACATtacgtcttcttcaaggaGATACCCATCGGATCAGAGTACACAATGGAGGCCTACTGTTTGGGTTGGGATGAGAAATGGATGTATCTCGCTTGTGAATTCATTCTTTATCCCAAGAAGACGTCCAAAGCAGGGGCTGCAAAAAACAAAGTGGCGGCTGGTGTCGTATCCTCAGCTCCTCACATCGTGCCCACTATCTCTGCCCCTCCCACTCGCACTGCTAGCCCTAACTCCAGTGCCTCCGTCTCCGGCACTGTTACTCCGGCGCAAGGCTCACCCTTGGGAAACAAGGTCGAAGAGATCAAGCGTGCATGGCTGGCCAGGCGAAAGGAAAATCCAAGGGAAGATGGCGGCGTAACGTGCTGCTTGAGTGTCAGCGAATACTGCTTCAAGATCGACCGAGTCACTATCCCTCCCGTGAGTTCGCTGACGTATCAGGCCGATATCAGGTCTAATTTTCCTCTTTAGCGAATCTCTCTGTACACATCTCTCCAATCCCCTTCCAAAGAGCATCAAGCTCGCGCCCGGGCCATGCTCATGTCCAAAGATGGTGGCCGAGCTTTTcttcgaggaggatggagggaAGAGCCCAACTCGGAGTTACTGGGCGCTGACATCGGCCTGtttgaaggcgaagaatTTCAAGACAGCTGGGTCAAGAGGGCTGCTGAGAGTATGGAAAAAGTTGTTGACGGCATGAGTGCCTTTTAAAACCTTTGTTGCTTTGGCGAGTTATCTTATTAGACTTGATAGATGAAATCGTATATCATTCATATGCAGCAGATGCACGTTAACGTGGCAAAATGTATATCCCAAgtatttcttctttttatATAACCAATAAGTGGCGAAACACTCAACTGCTTTGTAAGAGCAGGATCATACCCCATCCGATGACCCACATAACGCAAACTGCGACCATGTAAACTTGCACAGTTATTTTCAGAaacttcttccacttgGCTACCTTTGGCTTCTGTCGTGTCCCAGTATTTCCTGACTGATCGGCTTTCAAGCCTATAGCAGCTTCCTCATCGCTCGCCAATTCATACCCTTCTGCTTCCGTCAATTCTCGGCTTTCAGGCGTATTCAAAGTAGCTTGCATTGATTTTGCAGTCAAAGGCTTCACCGGTTTCCCCGTTGGCGTCCACTCAGTCAAAGCCTCCAGAAGTTGGGAGCCGTCGGTTgaggggagaggaaggaggttaaagaggaagagcgaggaAGCGATTATTTGTGTGTATCTGTATGAAGGGTCAATCATCAATATCATTTAAGATGTAAGGGAAATTTCACCTAAAAATAAGCCCCAGAGTACGCATACCCGCACTCCAAATTCTTCCGACTTGGACGCCCACATTCACGACCCTTAAAACCTCCTCTCGGGTTCCTTCCCACAGAAcgaccttttctttcctgcCCCCAACCCTTATTCTAAGAATATCGGTTGCTTTGGGCCGAATGCATAGCCAGTTTTCATCAGGACATGGGCAAGCTTTAGAAGGGATGTCGAGGATCGGATGCGGATGAATACATCTCTCCACTGGCTCTTGTGGATAGCCACGAGTGTTGACTGATCGGAAAGGGATTGctccttggcctttttGTGTTTTGAAATCGCAGGGCGTGGGTGAAAGCGCTAGGAAATCGGATCTGGTGACGCACCAACCTCTTTCAGGGTCATCTTCTATCGAGGAAGTAAGATACCAGATCCACTTGTCGACAGgggagggtgaagaggatgtaGGCGAAAGGGCGATATCGTTAAGATGGGTTATGATATCATCCGCTTGAAGATGTCTGGCAAGAGGGGAGGTCTGTACCATTAAATTAATTGTTCGCCACATTAGCAGGAGAAAAAGTACGTACCCAATCCACATCCTGCACCACAACACCTCCGGTGGATTGAGTCTTCCAGAATATTCCACCAAAGCCACTAAAGGTAAGAAGCCAGAGTATAAACCAAATGATAAGGTTATGAGCTGGACCTGAGGAGGCAATCCTCATTTTGCCATTCCTTTCGCCAAATTATCAGCATTATTAGGGGACAAAATGCTCTTCAGAACGCACGCGGTAAGGGATTGAACAGAAGGAAATTCAACCGTCATACTAGGCAAAAAATAATGTAAATTGAAGCTCAGTTTAGAGGGCCGAATATCATCGCTGCGGTAGCGGTT
Encoded here:
- a CDS encoding hypothetical protein (Match to EST gb|CF191814.1|CF191814), producing MPRTHATASSISVPTSLVSGLRSLIGSFTSSSTPLLPFISKPLKLILLLLFLSHSPSWPFVWHVRVWWHGVKAYYLAWHKGRAKYLADWKAQNDKNGGIRSLRVRHKRIAGVDDCDYNMHLSNSSYAKNSDALKMDWCIKALSPSFTARGTYMALGATHYVFFKEIPIGSEYTMEAYCLGWDEKWMYLACEFILYPKKTSKAGAAKNKVAAGVVSSAPHIVPTISAPPTRTASPNSSASVSGTVTPAQGSPLGNKVEEIKRAWLARRKENPREDGGVTCCLSVSEYCFKIDRVTIPPRISLYTSLQSPSKEHQARARAMLMSKDGGRAFLRGGWREEPNSELLGADIGLFEGEEFQDSWVKRAAESMEKVVDGMSAF
- a CDS encoding hypothetical protein (HMMPfam hit to SMP-30, Senescence marker protein-30 (SMP-30), score: 60.2, E(): 5.5e-15): MTTHNHPVVEAELVLEAQNNLGEDPATGNRSIDVYPQSPCLSYITPRANAPGFIATNASSLVVLPPATTPTTTSPTPVKREYEAVLDETLDAKLVEDGVIRFNDGGVDPDGRVWFGSMGIDESKPEMPGKLFVMTRWDGGKAVETMNNVGVSNGLGWSPDGRTVYYIDSRYDLVSAYNYSTTPPYWSNKRTFALPPPALDAENPTHGAYDGLCVDGVGNVWVARWRDERVVGFNPEGKLIAMVTLKGCKNPTIPCFGGKDLTTMYIVSATSYRGGDGDHQKWPRSGDLFKVECGPGTEMGKILGAGWKGAERHRAQL
- a CDS encoding hypothetical protein (HMMPfam hit to Prenyltrans, Prenyltransferase and squalene oxidase repeat, score: 101.8, E(): 1.7e-27), producing the protein MATEFTPSVYSLVSTPLPSNSRPSATLDEQAETEDLISQLFDLTADPNALVSQHGKIYSGLRKQEHTQFLASTFFQLPGKFVSLDASRPWLIFWTVHSLDLLGVALDQGTKDRVVSTLLHFLSPKGGFAGGPANSQIPHLLPTYASVCSLAITGNDGPTGGWKDLADARQSLYEFFMRCKRPDGGFVVCEGGEVDVRGTYCLLVVATLLDIITPELLHNVDKFVSACQTYEGGFACASFPFPSVVPSTSALPTSEPSCRVSMAEAHGGYTSCSLNSHFLLTSVPLPSFPSSIDASAALRWTVLQQGEAIEGGGFRGRTNKLVDGCYSWWVGGGAPVAEELVRREKSKKVKKSRVELIEEEEKEGDWEDVPPIPPTFNRVALQEFTLVAAQQDPGSTGGLRDKPGKRPDQYHTCNNLSGLSIAQHKMSHSPSAVSSNRLKFDASKGLPAIEPVAPGGGWKNEDERRNARREIWANALGWIEEEGGEIIVGGRDNRVNTTTPVFNILGLRLKPFINYFYCQEN